AGATCGTGAAGCCATCGAGGCTGCGGCCGAGCTTCGCCGACTGATCGCGCAGCAGGGCGAGGCCGGGCGCAAGCTCATCCGGTGACAGCTTGAAGGGCTGCCAGCCGTCGCCCAGGCGTGCGGCGCGGCGGATGGCGGGCCGGCTGCTGCCGCCGATGTAGATGGGAATGCCGCCCGGCTGCGCCGGTTTCGGCATCAGGCCAAGCGGTGCGAACTGGAAGAAGCGGCCGGCGAAGCTGGCAGGCTGATCGCGCCAGAGCGTGCGCCAGACCTGGATGATCTCGTCGGTCACGGCGCCGCGCTCGGCGAAGGACGGCGCGCCCAGCGCTGCGAACTCCTCCGCCATCCAGCCCACGCCGACGCCCAGCAGCAGCCGGCCGCCCGTGAGCTGATCCAGCCCTGCCAGGTACTTCGCCGTGACGACCGGATGGCGGTACGGCGCGATCAGCACGCTGGTGCCCAGGCGGATGCGCCGCGTGCGCCCGCCCAGGTAGGCGATCAGGCCGAGCGGCTCGAAGTAGGTGTCGTCC
The Dehalococcoidia bacterium genome window above contains:
- a CDS encoding LLM class F420-dependent oxidoreductase, which produces MRIGVQPANSGPLATPEFISEIAELADGLGFDSLQITDHLVMPVEYSSRYPYNASGRMAAGPDDTYFEPLGLIAYLGGRTRRIRLGTSVLIAPYRHPVVTAKYLAGLDQLTGGRLLLGVGVGWMAEEFAALGAPSFAERGAVTDEIIQVWRTLWRDQPASFAGRFFQFAPLGLMPKPAQPGGIPIYIGGSSRPAIRRAARLGDGWQPFKLSPDELAPGLALLRDQSAKLGRSLDGFTISMRLGLRLSAVASERRSSEEPWKALVGTPAEVIRDLEAYERLGVNEAVFDFRSCSADETRETLRLAAAELLPRFQQQAAAAKPA